The stretch of DNA CATGAGAGGCAAACAGAAATCATGGAATGAAATACGGCTCCAGGAAGATAAGTGTATATTTCAGTGCAGATAACAATACATTGTTGCCATTGTTAACCATAAAAATGAATTAGTTTAAGGCCTAAATTAAGGGTTTTAACCAATAATTACAATTAGCAGTAATGAATCCTATTAAATTATATCATGTGGTTTTTAATGGAGTGAAAAAAGCTGCAGTTCTCTTACATGTAGAAGATCAAGCgaggaagagaaaacattttaacaaaGATAAGGTAAACATACAGGCAAATGTACTGACAAGGCAAATTAAGCAGATTCTAGAAAAGGGTGCAGAAACCAGCCAGAACACCTTGCATCAAGACATTGGAATAAAACATCTATGGctttgaaaggctgcaatggcTTGAGATCAGAGATAAATGCAACTTTTGATAATCTTGGCCATTTACTATATTTGCTTTCACCTCTATCCTGGTCACAGTTATGGGCTCATTTCTCAGTCTACGACCCTTGGAGCACTCGATGATGAGAGTGGTCTGCTGATCTGGATTGTACCTTTCAAAGATCTTTGTTGCTTTTACCACTATAGCACATGCTGAACAGCTAGTAATAGAGCAAGTAGCAAGTACTTTTTAGATCTTTCCATCAGACAAAATTAATGTTGTGCAGGCTAAAAGATGTTGCAAATGGGAACAGAAAGTCCCCAGACAGGCACAGGCAAGAAGAGCTGAGGGAGTTTCTCTGGCAGAGAATGGAAGGAGAATGAGCCAAAGGGAAAGGCACCTGGGCAAAGAAGGTGTACCCTGActcaaaattaattaaaaagcacGCTTACcaaaaatatcaataattttaataattgcATGATAAAAGGCTTATTTTgaagcaaaatgcttttttcaTGTCCTTAATGTTTATCAATTCTTTAAGCATATGCcgtttcaaaatggaaaaaagttcttttgaaagattttgtaaaatgtaaaaattaaataacttaATATCTTCATCCTGTTGGAATGTCTTTGGACCAACCTGTGTGGCTAAGTTTGACTAGTGCTTGTGaagtttttctgcattttctctttaatttagTCTTTAATGGCaatcttctgtttgcttttagaAAAGTTATCATCATTTTGGCTGCTGATCTGAATTTCTTGAACATATACATAAGTGATTTAAAAGTACCTTTGATAAtctaaaaaatactttctttcctgttgggaatttgaataaaaaaagataatatgATACTGATCTTCATGTCCATTCCCATGAAAGGTTAAAGAAGTGTTTTAGTTTGAAAGGCTAGCATTTCAAGGTGTTCAAACATACCTTGGTATAAGGTGATTATATACAATCAAGCATTTTGAGATTTGGTCAGTAGACATATCCACGGATGTATCCCATGGAGATGCTATTATAAAAAGCAAGCTTTGGACTATGACTCTAAGCAgtatatttgaaaaagaaacattggCTTTCAGTGGGAGGTGTCAAAATGCCTTTGGGTCTCTGGGGCACTTGCCTGTTTGTCAGAATTTGTTATCTTCCATTGAAGCCCTTTGCCTTCTGGAACTACTTCCTATTATCATAAGTCCATGAGAACTGTGAAAAATTAGAGTTACCTATCAGAGTACATACAGTTCTAGAGGCCACACTAGCAGTTGATGTATTCAAAAGTAATTTAGTCACTAATGCCTgataaggaagaaaatgcttATGTGGTAATTCAGTGTTTTCTGGAAGCAAATTGCATAGGCACTGGTAAGAGTCCAAATAAAAGCTAAGCCAGGCCACGGGAACTGACTGTACACTCCTAATATGATTTTCCTTTATGATGTGCTTTAAAAGGcattccttttcctccttcaaaATGTTTGGGGTTATCCAGAAGTGGTTCAAAATAAAGGACTCCCCTCCCCATCACAAACCATCCAAGGGGTAGAGTCTCATTTAAACTGATGTCCTCCTAATGCCATTTACACCAGCTGTGTCTGTCTGTTTGATTGTATTCAGATCACTTTTGAAATCCCCTTGTGATGATTTTGGAATGTAGTTGGTGTGTTTTTGTACTGGATTGTTGAatgattttctgtttcaaacaCATTTGGCAAAAGAAGTTGGCCACCCAGCCTCTTCAAAGTCTACTATACATTCAGAAATTGCCAAAATGAATGACCCTTGATACCTAGTGTGGCTGGGATTAATGAACTCCCTTTGTTGGTGCTGGCTTTTAGCCACTGTGTTTGGACAGTCTTGACATAGGATTCCAACATAACAGGAAATTTTTATTCCAAGTTTAATTTTCAACATTGTATTAAAGTGCTGGAAAGGGTATTCTCAAATCCTTGATAGTCCATTTTCTAATATACTTTCAAACGGTTTACAATAAATGCTTCTTGCATAGTTATgagaaaatgagggaaaaaaatctggaaagggaatgggagaTGAAGATTAATAAGGAGAGAAAAGTATAAAATggtggagaagggaaaaaaatacttagagAGGAATATTCAGAAGACTTCTTAAATATTAAATGGCTTAATCAGTGCAGCTACAGCTGCAGCCTCTAATGCTAGGTGTAGAGGAATAAAAATGTAGTTAGATATTCCTGGTACAGATACTTTTGCTCTCAGAAATGTACTTCTGTGCTAAAAAGATAGATAATGTAGGCCAGCTCCTTAAGAAATTCATGCCATTTTTCTAAAGGATCGTGTGCAACCTCAGTTTCCAGAGATGAGTGCTTCAcaaagaaatttttattttatgcttatCTGGCCAGAGATAGATGCAGACAACTTAGAGCTCACTTTAatagaaaaattatttacagaaattcTATTTAGAGatgctttaaaattattattattattattatttattattaccgaatcacagaatcatctaggttggaagagacctccaagatcacctagtccaacctctgacctaacactaccaAATCCTCcccaattattattattattattactcacAGGAAGAAAATTCCACTTATCTGAATAACAGGTGCtcttattttctctcatttatctatttttctttgatgtATAGCTCCAAATATTGAAATCATTTATGCAGAGATAAAGGATTACTCTTAAAGCAAGGAATGGCCTCAGAAAACTTTTAAACTGGGAAACTCAGCTTGAGTGCATTTCCCTGACAATCTTGGTTATTAGAGTGTGTGAGACACACTACCAGTCATGAGAGTTCCACTTTCCTAATACATTTATTCACTCTATGGCTTTATTTTAGATTAAATTGTTCTGCAGAAGCTGAGATAACTGTGGTATTCTTCAGTGTATTGTGTACTTAAGAGATACTACAGGGCAGGATTAAAAGCTCCAACTGCCATGCAATTGCCAGCATATAAATGCCCAGTTATTAATCAGGAGGAAGTCATACGTTGAAGAAGTGATGTTTTCAGGGCTGGAACTGggatttttccttccttataaAGCAAGGGAATGAGCCCAAGTTAGACGTTGCTCATAGCACTGGCTTCCTCCATCTCTTTGTTGTTACATCATATTCTTCATCACTGCCTACAACTACCCAaagggaggctgcagccaggagggtgttggtttcttttctcaGGTGTGAGTAATAGGATATGATGCAacagcctcaagttgtgccaggggagatttagattggacattaggaagaattttttcATGGAAAGGGTGCTCAAGCATTGAAACatgctgcccagagaagtggtggagtccccatccctggaagtatgtaagagatgtgtggatgtggctctgagggacatggtttaatgatgggactcagtaggtcagATTGATGGTTAGATGATGATCTTTATGGTCTTTTTCCAGTCTAGATGATTCCATGACTCTTTGATTATATGATTTTATATAACAGTGTTAACAACTCATATAGCTTTAACTCTACAATCAGCAGCATGAAAGCTAAAAAAGATGATTGTTCTCCAGCATTTGTTGTGGTGCTAAGTACTAAGGACTGAGCTGATTTAATTTAATCCCAATACAAAGCCATTAAGAGGTTTTCATTGCATATGGTTTCTCTCCCTCATTCCAAAGTCTATTAAAACGTACCTCCCTTTAGAGTTTCATTTTCATGCAAGATGAATATAGGCAATAAAGATACATGAGTCAACACACGGCTTTTGAAGTCTGTACATCCAGTGCAATTGTAGCTGAATATTCAAAACCAATAGGTAAAATTTGATAAATGCCCAAAGTTCCTTAGAAATTAAATTCTGCTGCTTCCAATGTCACTGTGCACTAATTTCTTAAGTGGAAATGATGATGAGATCTTTCTGATTATCTACCAAGATGGGAAAATATAGTGCACACATGCCAAAAAAGTAATGGGATAATAATGACACACAACAAAGAGGGTTCTATAAACAGAAAGGACAAGTCTGTCACTAGCTCAAATGGTCTTGCTGTAtgatgtaaaaaggaaaaatatctcaGGTGAAAATCTCAATTTGGTCTGAGAGTATGAGGTCACAGTGACTGTCAACTGAGGtagaaaaaaggaggagaaaaggaaggagcCCTATAAAAACATATGAGGAAATAAGCATGAACAATGAACATGAAACAGGATatgcaggaggctgctggagtGCATGTATTGCTGTAGATATTCTCACgagttttaaaatttattaaagaaaacactgcCTAATTGACAGAGCAGGGCCTAATTCCTAAGAAGTGTGAAATCAGTTAGTAGTGTTTCAAAAAAGGCTATTCTCATCAATTAGTTATACTTGATTTTAATTAGAACTGTGCTGGAAGGACAGGATCTGGAACGGTTATGCCAGATAGCTGCTGTACATAGACAGAAAAGTATGATAACAACTGCCATGTTGGGTCTCAGAAAATGTCTGCCTGATTTGTGTAGCAGCAGAGAGTGGAAGGAAGATTCTTAGGGGTAGTGTATACAAAGCTAGGCAAATCTGCCTAATTCTTTCCTACATACATCTATCTTCCTAGTTTCCATCAGGTTAGGTATTTTCTGAGCCAGATGTTGCATCCATATAATTGTGTTCTGCAAGGTACTGCTCtaccatttttttaaatttgctttttgaaataattaatattttaataacatcTAAATAACCTGTgttaacaaacacaaaaacttgATTAAGCAATGCATGCAAAGGTAATTCCCTCTCTCTGTTTTGAAATTGTTATCTAGTTTCATTGAGTGTTTCTTCCCCTTTGGATTGCATGAAACAGAATATAATTGTTCCTATTCATCTTCTCATTACTATTCATGACTTTATAGAATTTTATCTTCCATCTGTTGTCTGTCTCCAAGCTGAGAAGTGGACTGTTTAATTTATCTTCTTATGCTCTGGTTGTTTTTTACCTTTCTCTGCActatacacttttttttagaCCAAGACTGCAGGTGATACTTGGGATGTGTGAGCACCAAGGACTTGTAATGAGGCTTTTTGCTCACTTCTTGGTTCTTTTTCTTGCAATTTCTGCTGCATTGCCAATATGGAAGATTTAATCTATTAAAATAACTCAGTTAGTTATATGTTCATTCAGAATGAATATAGTATTAAGGGGAAGAAACTGCAGGTGTCTGAACTGCCATCACTGATTACTAGTTTATGGCATAATGAGCTCTCCTTTAGGAAGAAATGAACAGTAATGAAatcaatgaaatgaaatgtctgGGACATTCAATCTATATTTCCTACTAAGTATATGCATAATATCAGGCTTCTtaattgctgccatttcattctGTGTCCAAATCTTTACTTGAGCATTTGTACTCAGTACAGAGGTACTTCACAGATTGAGTCTTTGAAGCATGTCATCATTTGGGTGTGTGAAAACTCATACTTCTGGGCAGGTGCTACTGCTTATGCATATGCCTTTCACATTTAGACATGTCCTTCTGCTTTGACACAAGTAAAGACAGAAGCAATAGTGTTAATGTGCAACATTCGAATGACTGAATTGTTCAAATTAGTGAGATTCAGAATAGTCTGGTTTCATTGCAAGTCAAAAATAAGGGCCAAGTTTTAAGCAAATGTCAGCAAACCAGATTTACTAACTTCAGGGGATTCACTTTTCACCACACACCACTGTAATGGCTCCACTGACTCTCCCAGGGACCCCTGATCTGGTCTGACAGAAAcaaaaggagagcagagagcttTTTGCTGTTAAGGCTGTCCCATGTGCTATCTGCATCTCAGGCTTCTTGTCCAAAGCCATCAGTATTTTAATGACATGTGTTTCCCAAGCATCCAAATCAGTCAGGTTTGTCTGCAagctgctgaaagaaaataaactaatttGTTCCTTTAAAAACGTTAATAGATTTTGTCCATGCAAACACACTGTGGGTCAGTGATGGTAATGCAAAACAATTATGGCAATGGATAGGGAACATGTCTGTTATCCTGTATAATGTCTGGTGTAATTACTAGTATTTTATTAAGGCAAAAtacctttctcctctcctctgcagcCTCCAGCTTCTTCTGGATCTCCTCAAGAGAGAGTTCTTTCTTCTTTGGAGAAGCTAAAGTTCGTGGTGCTTCTGAGACCGGGGATGGTGGCTTTAGGATCAGTTCAAAAGCCTGGCCTGAGGCACGTTTGTTGATCTGTTTAACTTCCATGTCTGCACGATAAAGTGAGAAATGTTAAGTCTTTCAGTACTTTGGTGGTATCAAGGAGAGAAGCAGCACTGACATTAATGTAGGATCAGAAGTACAGACAAAAGATTTAGCATCTTTGCATTggacatttaaaatgaaatagcagATTATGGGCTAAAAACTGTTCTCAGAAGCACATCCCATTTTATCTACAAAAGTTTAATTATACACTaatcttataaaaataaaaatttacagcAGTTTTGGAAGCTTATTGGCGTTCTGTGTCATTTCACGCCCCATGCGAGCAGTGCCCAAGCTGATTAATTTTTTAAGCAtgctttcatcttttcttcatttccttggAAATTATGTCAGCTGTGAAGATCTGTAATACTCAAATAGTAAGTATTTCTCAGGGTactgggaaaaaatacagttcaCCGTGAAAGGGCTTTAAAAGTTTAGTTAGTTGCTATTAGGACCAATATTGAGCATCAGAGGTAATATACaatcaatagaagacaacagcCAAGACCAGCAAATGAATTGTTAAATCAGCAAAGTATCGACTGCCTAACATTAGGTACCAGGATGGTTATCTGAGTCATTTCCTAGCATTAGCATATTATCTGACCTGCAGGATGATTTCCAATGAAAGTTACTCACCATCATATTTATAGATGTTCATGTTGCGAGGTTCAGGATAAAAACAGGAGCAGATCAGAGAGAGCATGGACAGCTCCTTCATCTTTTCCTTGTAAGCTGAAAGGAGAGACCTTATTAGAATAATTAATTTCCCCAACTTCTCCTTAGTGACCCTCTACATGGGATGACAGACTAGTGACCAGCAAATCTGATTGATCATGCACCTGGCAGATTTATCTAGAATATTTACTTTCAGCTATTTCTTCTGGACACGAAACCTTTACCACATCAAATATGAGATGCTCAGTACTGCTGAGACTGCTTCTGATCTCCTGCATGACCTCAGCCTCGGCTAAAATGAATACAGTCATCTTTGGTTTATAGAAGATGAGTCTACCTACTAGGCAATGTATTTAGTATTGGAAGAGTGCCATGACCCCACTATCTCCTGGCAGGTGGAGAGAAATGAAGCTCTTACAAAATTCTATGATGTATCCAAATGCAATTGAGAACAGCTCTGAAACACTGCCCATGTATTGCCATAGGCAGATGCTAAAGACATTATCCGTTACAAATGAAAACGTCATCcagataattaaaattaaatccagAAATGAGGATACATTTATAAAATCCTTAGGATAATATCCTTAATATGTGTAAGTCCTTGAGACAAAGAAGCTTTTCCTTCCTCACTTGCTggccaaaatattttgcttccataCTCAGGTATAGTGCATATCAGCTGATGCAATAAAGATGCTTGTGCTTTACCTTTACTGTTAGTTTGTAGCCCAGTAATTACTATAGGCCCCAGTGATATACTGAGGATGAGTTGTTCTAGAAATGGTGATATCAATACCTAGCCATTACAATTGCCCTTCCTAACATTTCAGCTTATTAACTGGAAAATAATCTTGTATCTGGTTGCTTGGCAGGTCAATGACAGAGCCCAGACTAAAGCCAGCTCTCCCAAGTCCTCCTTAGTCAACACGCAAGCCATTGCACACACAGCATAAAGTATATATATGTTGGGGGCTGCTTCAAAACTGACCTTGACACACACATATTGCTGCTGCTATCAAAATCATATCTACAGAGGGAGACACATGTTTTCTGCCAGCATGTGAAAATATGGCTTAAAATATAACTTGGGCTGAAAGTATTGTACTTAACAGAATAGACCAAATTAATCCTTGttacaaaaggaaaatcagAGAGCCCTTTGGTCTTCAAATAGTGGATACATATGAAATTGTCATTCAGTCTTTCTTGTGGCTGCTTTAgagtcttttatttatttatttatttgtttatttattttcctcagaaagGCCCTGAGGTTGATGAGGGCTCAAGAACCCTAGGGTACTGCTCAGAATGGTGGTATTTGAATGATACATC from Anas platyrhynchos isolate ZD024472 breed Pekin duck chromosome 2, IASCAAS_PekinDuck_T2T, whole genome shotgun sequence encodes:
- the STMN2 gene encoding stathmin-2, which gives rise to MAKTAMAYKEKMKELSMLSLICSCFYPEPRNMNIYKYDDMEVKQINKRASGQAFELILKPPSPVSEAPRTLASPKKKELSLEEIQKKLEAAEERRKSQEAQVLKHLAEKREHEREVLQKALEENNNFSKMAEEKLILKMEQIKENREANLAALIERLQEKERHAAEVRRNKELQVELSG